One Frankia alni ACN14a DNA window includes the following coding sequences:
- a CDS encoding TauD/TfdA dioxygenase family protein, with amino-acid sequence MTTVVEASVQSPLAVRPLQPTIGAEIAGVDLSQPLSPAVRDEIRATVLKYKVVFFRNQELTQEGHENFAGQFGPLYTHPGAAKADARTTAIHRISSADFDKVAKVHTPQADDDIWDPYHTDTSWRLVPTWGAVLRAVQLPEVGGDTIWVDAALAYQGLSDEVKERLDGRHVTHDFRAALHASGHDYPVVAHPVIRIHRETGEKIAWVNFTQRPTIIGLDRAESKELLTAVIDQYRKPENQVRFTWRPGSVAFWDNRAAVHYAVRNYGSAPRLLERILIADEPLHADL; translated from the coding sequence GTGACCACTGTTGTGGAGGCATCCGTCCAGTCGCCGCTGGCCGTCCGGCCGCTGCAGCCCACCATCGGCGCGGAGATCGCTGGCGTCGATCTCAGCCAGCCCCTCTCGCCGGCCGTGCGCGACGAGATCAGGGCGACCGTGCTGAAGTACAAGGTCGTGTTCTTCCGAAACCAGGAGCTGACCCAGGAAGGGCACGAGAACTTCGCCGGGCAGTTCGGTCCCCTGTACACGCACCCGGGCGCGGCGAAGGCCGACGCCCGCACCACCGCGATCCATCGCATCTCCTCCGCCGACTTCGACAAGGTCGCGAAGGTGCACACCCCGCAGGCCGACGACGACATCTGGGACCCCTACCACACCGACACGAGCTGGCGGCTCGTCCCGACCTGGGGCGCGGTGCTGCGGGCGGTGCAGCTGCCCGAGGTCGGCGGCGACACCATCTGGGTGGACGCGGCGCTGGCGTACCAGGGTCTGTCCGACGAGGTGAAGGAGCGGCTCGACGGCCGCCACGTCACCCACGACTTCCGGGCCGCGCTGCACGCCAGCGGGCATGACTACCCGGTGGTGGCGCATCCGGTCATCCGGATCCACCGGGAGACCGGCGAGAAGATCGCCTGGGTGAACTTCACTCAGCGGCCGACGATCATCGGGCTCGACCGTGCGGAGAGCAAGGAGCTGCTGACCGCGGTCATCGACCAGTACCGCAAGCCGGAGAACCAGGTGCGCTTCACCTGGCGGCCGGGTTCGGTGGCGTTCTGGGACAACCGGGCGGCCGTGCACTACGCGGTCCGCAACTACGGGTCGGCGCCGCGGCTGCTGGAGCGCATCCTCATCGCCGACGAGCCGCTCCACGCCGACCTGTAG
- a CDS encoding SDR family NAD(P)-dependent oxidoreductase gives MDLHLAGRRAIVTGGSRGIGRAVARALLAEGVQVVIAARDVDVLKSAAAELSAAGGATVLPIVTDTASDASVQALVESTVAELGGVDILVNNAARPGGAGGPGGVTALSTADAAADFNVKVLGYLRTAQAVAPHFVAQGWGRIINIGGLAARQVGLASGSIRNVGVAALTKTLADELGPHGVTVNVVHPGLTLTADHGGSVVLSEEQIQAAATRIAIGRAVTADEVAAVVTFLASPLAVAVTGEAIAAGGGTLGPIHY, from the coding sequence ATGGATCTGCACCTCGCGGGCCGCCGCGCGATCGTCACCGGCGGCAGCCGCGGCATCGGGCGGGCGGTTGCCCGCGCGCTGCTCGCCGAGGGAGTCCAGGTCGTCATCGCGGCCCGGGACGTCGACGTGCTGAAGTCGGCCGCCGCCGAGCTGTCCGCCGCGGGCGGCGCGACGGTGCTGCCGATCGTCACCGACACCGCCAGCGACGCCTCCGTCCAGGCCCTGGTCGAGAGCACCGTCGCCGAACTCGGCGGCGTCGACATCCTGGTCAACAACGCCGCCCGGCCCGGCGGCGCCGGCGGGCCCGGGGGTGTCACCGCCCTGTCCACCGCGGACGCCGCCGCCGACTTCAACGTCAAGGTGCTCGGCTACCTGCGCACCGCGCAGGCGGTCGCGCCGCACTTCGTCGCGCAGGGCTGGGGGCGGATCATCAACATCGGCGGGTTGGCGGCCCGCCAGGTCGGCCTCGCCTCCGGTTCCATCCGCAACGTCGGCGTCGCCGCTCTCACCAAGACCCTGGCCGACGAGCTGGGTCCGCACGGCGTGACCGTCAACGTCGTCCATCCCGGGCTGACCCTGACCGCCGACCACGGCGGGAGCGTCGTGCTGTCCGAGGAGCAGATCCAGGCCGCGGCGACCCGCATCGCCATCGGGCGGGCCGTCACCGCGGACGAGGTCGCCGCGGTCGTCACCTTCCTGGCATCCCCGCTCGCGGTCGCCGTGACCGGCGAGGCGATCGCCGCCGGCGGCGGCACCCTGGGCCCCATCCACTACTGA
- a CDS encoding class II aldolase/adducin family protein has product MALSTHAPAPTTPVTGASGAAAPHEAPSQKAPSQKAPSEGRQGSPWAGVSPAEGGEWPRPVPVRTVEQERLHRKQKLAAAYRIFAKLGLAEGLAGHITARDPELTDHFWVNRAGLDFSRIRVSNLLLVNAAGEIVAGQPPLNRAAFAIHSQIHAARPDVVGAAHTHSPYGRALSALAVPLHPISQDACAFYQQHVIFEEYNGVVLSEEEGRKIAAALGPHKLAILRNHGLLTVGTSVESAAARYIAAERAARTQLIAAAAGPLHILDHETASFTAGQGRSDDSDRWAFDALYEIIVEEQPDLLT; this is encoded by the coding sequence ATGGCGCTCTCCACCCATGCCCCGGCCCCGACGACCCCGGTCACCGGGGCGTCCGGCGCCGCGGCACCCCACGAGGCGCCATCCCAGAAGGCGCCATCCCAGAAGGCACCATCCGAGGGCCGACAGGGGAGCCCCTGGGCCGGGGTCTCCCCCGCCGAGGGCGGGGAATGGCCCCGTCCGGTGCCGGTCCGCACGGTCGAGCAGGAGCGGCTGCACCGTAAGCAGAAGCTCGCGGCGGCGTACCGGATCTTCGCCAAGCTCGGTCTCGCCGAGGGCCTGGCCGGCCACATCACCGCCCGCGACCCCGAACTGACCGACCACTTCTGGGTCAACCGCGCCGGCCTCGACTTCAGCCGCATCAGGGTGTCGAATCTGCTGCTGGTCAACGCGGCGGGAGAGATCGTGGCGGGGCAGCCGCCGTTGAACAGGGCGGCGTTCGCGATCCACTCGCAGATCCACGCCGCCCGCCCGGACGTCGTCGGCGCCGCGCACACCCACTCGCCGTACGGCCGGGCGCTGTCCGCGCTCGCGGTGCCGCTGCATCCGATCTCTCAGGACGCCTGTGCCTTCTACCAGCAACATGTCATTTTCGAGGAGTACAACGGGGTCGTGTTGAGCGAGGAGGAGGGCCGGAAGATCGCCGCGGCGCTCGGCCCGCACAAGCTGGCGATCCTGCGCAATCACGGCCTGCTCACCGTCGGCACCAGCGTGGAGTCGGCGGCCGCCCGGTACATCGCCGCCGAGCGGGCCGCCAGGACCCAGCTCATCGCCGCGGCGGCCGGGCCGCTGCACATCCTGGACCACGAGACCGCCAGCTTCACCGCCGGTCAGGGACGCAGCGACGACTCGGACCGCTGGGCCTTCGACGCCCTCTACGAGATCATCGTCGAGGAGCAGCCCGACCTGCTCACCTGA
- a CDS encoding class I SAM-dependent methyltransferase has product MRTDAGDSGDLLDGRDPAEPPTSAVPAAEAGFAEHYPAFTDRFRGSEEEISRRLEVYLPDVDRFVAGGGVLDLGPGRGEWLLMLAARGVDAVGVDADPTFAAAARARGLRVEVGDILDHLRTVGDATLDLVTAFHVVEHLATDELLAVLAQAGRALRPGGGLILETPDPTNLAMGACNFYLDPTHRRPLPPALTEFLVTTSGFTGTEIRRLHPREQVDLSTLRLDGVDEATARLVGAALTSALFGPQDYAVVAVAA; this is encoded by the coding sequence ATGAGAACCGATGCCGGCGACAGCGGCGATCTCCTCGACGGCCGCGACCCGGCCGAGCCTCCCACCAGCGCCGTTCCTGCCGCCGAGGCCGGTTTCGCCGAGCACTATCCGGCGTTCACCGACCGCTTCCGGGGCAGCGAGGAGGAGATCAGCCGGCGGCTGGAGGTCTACCTGCCCGACGTCGACCGTTTCGTCGCCGGCGGGGGCGTGCTCGATCTCGGTCCCGGGCGCGGTGAGTGGTTGCTGATGCTCGCCGCCCGGGGGGTCGACGCGGTCGGGGTCGACGCCGATCCGACGTTCGCGGCGGCGGCGCGGGCGCGGGGACTGCGCGTCGAGGTCGGGGACATTCTCGACCATCTCCGCACGGTCGGCGACGCCACGCTGGACCTCGTCACCGCCTTCCACGTCGTGGAGCATCTGGCGACCGACGAACTGCTCGCCGTGCTGGCGCAGGCCGGTCGGGCGCTGCGCCCCGGCGGCGGGCTGATCCTGGAGACGCCCGACCCGACGAACCTGGCCATGGGGGCCTGCAACTTCTACCTGGACCCGACCCACCGGCGACCCCTGCCGCCGGCGCTCACCGAGTTCCTGGTCACCACCAGCGGCTTCACCGGTACGGAGATCCGCCGGCTGCACCCCCGCGAGCAGGTCGACCTGTCCACCCTGCGGCTCGACGGCGTCGACGAGGCGACCGCCCGGCTGGTCGGCGCCGCGCTGACCTCGGCGCTGTTCGGGCCCCAGGACTACGCGGTCGTCGCCGTCGCGGCCTGA
- a CDS encoding phosphotransferase: MSQDERVRAWLERELDGTVVAFERQERWRAAWFADLASDGELHRYYVRGHRGGNFREMITLRQEADINRVLHRHGVPVPRVHGMIDDPPAIVMDRLPGRVNLATASDDAERDAVLDQYVDAMCRMHAIDVREFGALGLPVPADNRAAALTMYATGERNYRRAKTAPSPMIEFMWRWLCRNVPTGRTQRGLIQADAAQFLFDRGRLTGLIDFEAAYIGDPIAEFAAMRSRDCEEPLGDIGRIARRYEAVTGERIDRDAVEFHTAGWSLMTPFQWEDSVRNPAPGDSWLEYFTWLVGCGRWALEAIAAVAGAPLPPVEPPAQRRSSYASAAYTNLMALLDEWPTASAFEGFRADSARAVTRFAEHVHAFGADLESADVEEISALLGARQPDLATAEAALEEFVLRASPDLDVPLVQYFHRWTQRQQFLIAGTGARHEKLIHLSLQPLSGDAWQAGGQPLRR; the protein is encoded by the coding sequence GTGAGCCAGGATGAGCGGGTTCGGGCCTGGTTGGAGCGGGAGCTCGACGGCACCGTCGTGGCGTTCGAGCGGCAGGAGCGCTGGCGCGCCGCCTGGTTCGCCGATCTGGCGAGCGACGGGGAGCTGCACCGGTACTACGTGCGCGGCCACCGCGGCGGCAACTTCCGGGAGATGATCACCCTCCGGCAGGAGGCCGACATCAACCGGGTGCTCCACCGGCACGGCGTACCCGTCCCGCGCGTCCACGGGATGATCGACGACCCGCCCGCGATCGTCATGGACCGCCTGCCCGGCCGGGTCAACCTCGCCACCGCGTCCGACGACGCCGAACGCGACGCCGTGCTGGACCAGTACGTCGACGCCATGTGCCGCATGCACGCGATCGACGTGCGCGAGTTCGGCGCGCTCGGGCTGCCCGTGCCGGCCGACAACCGGGCCGCGGCGCTGACCATGTACGCCACCGGCGAGCGCAACTACCGTCGGGCCAAGACCGCGCCCAGCCCGATGATCGAGTTCATGTGGCGGTGGCTGTGCCGCAACGTCCCGACGGGGCGCACGCAGCGGGGGCTCATCCAGGCCGATGCGGCGCAGTTCCTGTTCGACCGGGGCCGGCTGACCGGCCTGATCGACTTCGAGGCCGCCTACATCGGCGACCCGATCGCCGAGTTCGCCGCGATGCGCAGCCGCGACTGCGAGGAGCCGCTCGGCGACATCGGCCGGATCGCGCGGCGCTACGAGGCCGTCACCGGCGAGCGGATCGACCGCGACGCCGTGGAGTTCCACACCGCCGGCTGGTCGCTGATGACCCCGTTCCAGTGGGAGGACTCCGTACGCAACCCAGCGCCCGGCGACAGCTGGCTGGAGTACTTCACCTGGCTCGTCGGCTGTGGCCGGTGGGCGCTCGAGGCCATCGCCGCGGTCGCGGGCGCGCCGCTGCCCCCCGTCGAACCCCCCGCGCAGCGCCGGTCGTCCTACGCGAGCGCCGCCTACACCAACCTGATGGCACTACTCGACGAGTGGCCCACCGCCAGCGCCTTCGAGGGCTTCCGGGCGGACAGCGCCCGGGCGGTGACCCGGTTCGCCGAGCACGTCCACGCCTTCGGCGCCGACCTGGAGAGCGCCGACGTCGAGGAGATCTCCGCGCTGCTCGGCGCCCGCCAGCCGGACCTCGCCACCGCCGAGGCGGCGCTGGAGGAGTTCGTGCTGCGCGCCTCCCCGGACCTCGACGTCCCGCTGGTGCAGTACTTCCACCGCTGGACGCAGCGCCAGCAGTTCCTCATCGCCGGCACGGGTGCCCGGCACGAGAAGCTCATCCACCTCAGTCTGCAACCACTCTCCGGCGACGCCTGGCAGGCCGGGGGCCAGCCCTTACGGAGGTAA
- a CDS encoding SCO6745 family protein encodes MTTEGNLLTGHEADGGVDVARTRPALLAIEPTFGAGVLCPAVHAALDRLDLGLDDVAVVNLVTRAALLGPASADVVVATFYNVNPRLVESVIPAVWRKASPEAVLAAQQAAFAPVLAAALAPIDPAELGELAELARAAGQAAAANREGRPLLAGLAALPWPREDHLVIWHAAKVLREHRGDGHIAGLVLEGLRGIDALVIHAAYEGWPGELLRDSRRWDPPAWDASVASLRRRGWLTEAATPEVTPEVTPELTAAVTPELTAAVTPELTAEGRRRRRWIEDRTDQLAALAYAPIGDAGMDRMIELGAKVVAALGAAGLATRLRRPVAR; translated from the coding sequence GTGACCACGGAGGGGAACCTCCTGACCGGCCACGAGGCGGACGGCGGCGTGGATGTGGCCCGCACCCGTCCCGCGCTGCTGGCGATCGAGCCCACGTTCGGCGCCGGCGTGCTGTGCCCGGCCGTCCACGCGGCGCTGGACCGGCTCGACCTCGGGCTCGACGACGTCGCCGTCGTGAATCTGGTGACGCGCGCCGCGCTGCTGGGGCCCGCATCGGCCGACGTGGTGGTGGCGACCTTCTACAACGTCAACCCCCGGCTGGTCGAGAGCGTCATTCCGGCCGTGTGGCGCAAGGCGTCACCCGAGGCCGTCCTCGCGGCGCAACAGGCGGCGTTCGCGCCGGTGCTCGCCGCGGCGCTCGCACCGATCGACCCGGCGGAACTCGGTGAGCTGGCCGAGCTCGCGCGCGCGGCCGGGCAGGCCGCGGCGGCGAACAGGGAGGGCCGTCCGCTGCTCGCCGGGCTCGCGGCGCTGCCGTGGCCGCGCGAGGACCATCTCGTGATCTGGCACGCCGCCAAGGTGCTGCGCGAGCACCGCGGCGACGGGCACATCGCCGGGCTCGTCCTCGAGGGGCTGCGCGGCATCGACGCGCTCGTCATCCACGCCGCCTACGAGGGGTGGCCCGGCGAGCTGCTGCGCGACTCCCGGCGCTGGGACCCACCGGCCTGGGACGCCTCGGTCGCGAGCCTGCGCCGCCGGGGCTGGCTGACCGAGGCCGCGACGCCAGAGGTGACGCCAGAGGTGACGCCGGAGCTGACGGCGGCGGTGACGCCGGAGCTGACGGCGGCGGTGACGCCGGAGCTGACGGCGGAGGGTCGCCGCCGCAGGCGCTGGATCGAGGATCGGACCGACCAACTCGCGGCGCTGGCCTACGCGCCGATCGGCGACGCGGGCATGGATCGCATGATCGAACTCGGCGCCAAGGTCGTGGCCGCCCTCGGCGCCGCCGGCCTCGCCACGCGCCTGCGCCGCCCCGTCGCCAGGTAG
- a CDS encoding SAM-dependent methyltransferase has protein sequence MTEAGAGNAPGGQWWTSLADEPQPADLRTDEAHSARMYDYYLGGKDNFPADRQAAEQVLATYPNARNVARHNRAFMIRATRFLVGDRGIRQFLDIGTGIPTSPNLHEVAQGIAPDTRVVYADNDPIVLAHARALLTSSPAGRTAYLDADLRDPALILDSPELTETLDLTRPVALSLISIFPFIPDSDSPLDILRTLIDALPSGSYLALTHATADFDPAFEASASAYRSRRIPNQLRSRAEVERLFLDLELLSPGVDLVHRWLPDPAHAGLADADVSVYGGIALKA, from the coding sequence GTGACCGAAGCAGGAGCAGGGAACGCCCCCGGCGGGCAGTGGTGGACGTCCCTGGCCGACGAGCCCCAGCCGGCCGACCTCAGGACGGACGAGGCTCATTCCGCCCGCATGTACGACTACTACCTGGGCGGAAAGGACAACTTCCCGGCCGACCGACAGGCCGCGGAGCAGGTGCTGGCCACGTACCCGAACGCCCGTAACGTCGCCCGCCACAACCGCGCCTTCATGATCCGCGCCACCCGGTTTCTCGTCGGCGACCGTGGGATCCGCCAGTTTCTCGACATCGGGACAGGCATTCCCACCTCGCCGAATCTGCACGAGGTCGCCCAGGGGATCGCCCCGGACACCAGGGTCGTCTACGCCGACAACGATCCGATCGTGCTCGCCCACGCCCGCGCCCTGCTGACCAGCAGCCCCGCCGGCCGCACCGCCTACCTCGACGCCGACCTGCGCGACCCGGCCCTCATTCTCGACTCCCCCGAGCTGACCGAGACCCTCGACCTGACCAGGCCGGTCGCCCTGTCGCTCATCTCGATCTTCCCGTTCATCCCTGACTCCGACTCCCCGCTCGACATCCTCCGCACGCTGATCGACGCGCTACCGTCGGGCAGCTACCTGGCCCTCACCCACGCCACCGCCGACTTCGATCCCGCCTTCGAGGCGTCGGCGTCGGCGTACCGCAGTCGCCGCATCCCCAACCAGCTCCGCAGCCGCGCCGAGGTGGAGCGCCTGTTCCTCGACCTGGAACTGCTCTCCCCCGGCGTCGACCTCGTCCACCGCTGGCTCCCGGACCCCGCCCACGCCGGTCTCGCCGACGCCGACGTCAGCGTGTACGGCGGCATCGCTCTCAAGGCGTGA
- a CDS encoding ABC transporter substrate-binding protein encodes MFTCRHSRALAVSAMLLLVVAGAGGCSTSGVASASTCDTPGVTADHINLGVLYPDTGAVASAFGAVRSGIDARLGVANATGGVHGRTIGYTWRDDQGAAATNETAARDLVDGQHVFGIIEATLAASGSAQYLADRDVPVTGLAAEQVWSKYANMFAFSYVSAAPTDTYGQFVRSQGGTRAVVVQTALSTGVSDAAARYGRSVDAAGVPVLDTLNYTPGADNPQSVAQRIAALDPDTIISVIQPDALVAVLDALRAAGRNPKVVLSASGYDRRLLRTFGPRIAGLTVPVFYRPFESGGPAIAAYTAAMTRYSPQISQPEQDIAVTSYIEADMFIRGLELAGDCPTREGFITALRAVTRYDAGGLISPINIRTGLGKPTTCYSFVQANARGTAFDVVAPDLCGKELTS; translated from the coding sequence ATGTTCACGTGCCGCCATTCCAGAGCTCTGGCGGTAAGCGCCATGTTACTTCTGGTGGTCGCGGGTGCCGGCGGATGTTCTACCTCCGGCGTGGCCTCGGCGTCCACCTGCGACACCCCGGGAGTGACGGCCGACCACATCAATCTCGGCGTCCTCTATCCCGACACGGGAGCGGTCGCGAGCGCCTTCGGCGCCGTCCGCTCCGGAATCGACGCCCGTCTGGGCGTGGCGAATGCCACCGGCGGCGTCCACGGCCGCACCATCGGTTACACCTGGCGGGACGACCAGGGCGCGGCGGCCACGAACGAGACCGCCGCCCGGGATCTCGTCGACGGCCAGCATGTCTTCGGCATCATCGAGGCGACCCTCGCCGCGAGCGGCAGTGCCCAGTACCTGGCGGACCGGGATGTTCCGGTCACCGGCCTGGCGGCCGAGCAGGTCTGGTCGAAGTACGCGAACATGTTCGCCTTCTCCTACGTCAGCGCCGCGCCCACGGACACCTACGGGCAGTTCGTGCGGTCCCAGGGGGGCACCCGAGCGGTCGTCGTGCAGACCGCACTGTCGACCGGCGTCTCGGACGCGGCGGCGCGCTACGGGCGCAGCGTGGACGCCGCCGGTGTGCCGGTGCTCGACACGCTGAACTACACCCCGGGCGCGGACAACCCGCAGTCGGTCGCCCAGCGGATCGCCGCCCTCGATCCGGACACCATCATCAGCGTGATCCAGCCGGACGCTCTCGTCGCGGTCCTCGACGCGCTGCGCGCCGCGGGCCGAAACCCGAAGGTCGTCCTGTCGGCGAGCGGCTACGACCGGCGGTTGCTACGCACCTTCGGCCCCCGCATCGCGGGACTCACCGTTCCCGTCTTCTACCGGCCCTTCGAATCCGGCGGCCCGGCGATCGCCGCCTACACGGCGGCGATGACGCGCTACTCACCCCAGATCAGCCAGCCGGAGCAGGACATCGCCGTGACCTCCTACATCGAGGCGGACATGTTCATCCGCGGCCTGGAGCTCGCCGGCGACTGCCCCACCCGAGAGGGCTTCATCACCGCGCTGCGAGCCGTGACGCGCTACGACGCGGGCGGCCTGATCAGTCCGATCAACATCAGGACCGGCCTCGGCAAACCGACCACCTGCTACTCCTTCGTCCAGGCCAACGCGAGGGGCACCGCGTTCGACGTGGTGGCACCGGATCTGTGCGGCAAGGAGCTCACCTCCTGA
- a CDS encoding HAD-IIIC family phosphatase, which translates to MNSAEALAEVRSLHRAGLLADRYPALGPLLGAVTGPDALAAARLVAGVDPDAVRRIHPDLPAVTVTITGHGTVNLLQTALAGQLARHGLVPRIRVADFDSYVFELGDPASALYAEQPDIVLCVLDQAAVFDEVAVPFTVDDVERVLTEKLALWTGLVERYRASGSGVLVLNTVPLPRYWSAQLLDHPARARLGAAWRSANAQLLGLGAAAGPVTVLDLDPIVASGVAVVEPRFEAYARAHLSDALLAAYAREVSDLVRARGGRTRKVLAVDLDETLWGGVLGDDGVEGVEVGTGYRGEAFARFQRLVRQLQSQGVLLAAVSKNDQDTVLAALREHPGMVLREEDFVRVIANWAPKPGNLRDLARDLNVGLDSVVFVDDSQAECAAVAAELPEVSVIGLDGEPALHGERLLADGWFVTTELTVEDRARTRLYHEESARTEFLSAAGSAEEFLNRLGVSVVLERAGEADLARLSQLTLRTNQFNLTTERRSQSDVRAFAADPAARVLSIVAADRFGSNGTVGALFVRARPDGLHIENFLLSCRVFARGIEQACLGAVLRAAREAGHGAVHGEYRRTAKNGKVADLYPHYGFAVETASEGLTSYRHSLVDIVPVPVHLSLTVGSDIVPDSQ; encoded by the coding sequence ATGAACAGTGCCGAGGCGCTCGCCGAGGTGCGCTCCCTGCACCGAGCGGGCCTGCTGGCCGACCGGTACCCGGCGCTCGGCCCGCTGCTCGGGGCCGTCACCGGGCCGGATGCGCTGGCCGCCGCGCGGCTGGTGGCCGGTGTGGACCCCGACGCCGTCCGCCGGATCCATCCCGACCTTCCCGCCGTCACCGTGACGATCACCGGCCATGGGACGGTGAACCTCCTGCAGACCGCGCTCGCCGGCCAGCTCGCCCGGCACGGCCTGGTGCCTCGGATACGGGTCGCCGACTTCGACAGCTACGTCTTCGAGCTGGGCGATCCGGCCAGCGCGCTCTACGCCGAGCAGCCCGACATCGTCCTGTGCGTTCTGGACCAGGCGGCCGTCTTCGACGAGGTGGCCGTGCCGTTCACGGTGGACGACGTCGAACGGGTGCTGACCGAGAAACTGGCGTTGTGGACCGGGCTGGTCGAGCGCTACCGCGCGAGCGGCTCCGGGGTGCTGGTGCTCAACACCGTGCCGCTGCCCAGGTACTGGTCGGCGCAGCTGCTCGACCATCCGGCCCGGGCGCGGCTCGGCGCGGCCTGGCGCTCGGCGAACGCGCAGCTGCTGGGCCTGGGCGCGGCGGCCGGGCCGGTGACGGTGCTCGACCTCGACCCGATCGTGGCGTCGGGGGTGGCCGTCGTCGAACCCCGCTTCGAGGCCTACGCCCGAGCGCACCTCTCCGACGCCCTGCTCGCGGCCTACGCCCGGGAGGTGAGCGATCTGGTCCGCGCGCGCGGGGGACGGACCAGGAAGGTGCTCGCAGTCGACCTCGACGAGACGCTGTGGGGCGGCGTTCTCGGTGATGACGGGGTCGAGGGCGTCGAGGTCGGCACCGGTTACCGCGGGGAGGCGTTCGCCCGGTTCCAGCGGCTGGTCCGCCAGCTCCAGTCACAGGGAGTGTTGCTGGCCGCGGTGAGCAAGAACGACCAGGACACGGTGCTGGCCGCGCTGCGCGAGCATCCCGGCATGGTTCTGCGCGAGGAGGACTTCGTCCGCGTGATCGCGAACTGGGCGCCGAAGCCGGGCAACCTGCGGGACCTGGCCCGGGATCTCAACGTCGGGCTCGACAGCGTCGTGTTCGTCGACGACAGCCAGGCCGAGTGCGCCGCGGTCGCCGCCGAGCTGCCGGAGGTGTCCGTGATCGGTCTGGACGGGGAGCCCGCGCTGCACGGCGAGCGGCTGCTCGCCGACGGCTGGTTCGTCACGACCGAGCTGACCGTGGAGGATCGGGCCCGCACCCGGCTCTACCACGAGGAGTCGGCGCGCACGGAGTTCCTGTCGGCCGCGGGCTCGGCGGAGGAGTTCCTCAACCGTCTCGGGGTCTCGGTGGTGCTGGAACGGGCCGGTGAGGCCGATCTGGCCCGGCTGTCCCAGCTCACCCTGCGGACCAACCAGTTCAACCTCACCACCGAGCGCCGGTCGCAGTCCGACGTGCGGGCCTTCGCGGCGGATCCGGCCGCGCGGGTGCTCTCGATCGTCGCCGCCGACCGCTTCGGCAGCAACGGGACGGTCGGGGCGCTGTTCGTGCGGGCTCGCCCCGATGGGCTGCACATCGAGAACTTCCTGCTCAGCTGCCGGGTGTTCGCCCGCGGCATCGAACAGGCCTGCCTGGGCGCGGTCCTGCGGGCGGCCCGGGAGGCCGGCCACGGCGCCGTCCACGGCGAGTATCGCCGGACTGCCAAGAACGGCAAGGTCGCGGACCTCTACCCGCATTACGGATTCGCCGTCGAGACCGCTTCCGAGGGGCTGACGAGCTATCGCCACAGCCTCGTCGACATCGTGCCGGTGCCGGTGCACCTGTCGTTGACCGTCGGCAGCGACATCGTTCCCGACTCTCAGTAG